Below is a window of Deltaproteobacteria bacterium DNA.
TTCTTCGAGGAGTTGCTCGTCGAAAGTAATGTGGATTGTCTTCATGTCGACATTGTATGTCTGCTCTTCAGGAGCATCAATTGAGAAAGGCAATTCTGAAGGCAGCCAGCTTGCCTTTCCCTCCATGAATGATTTATAGGTCAGACTGTCATCACAACAGCAATAAAGGAGGATGGTTATGAGCAGCAATGGACATAAAACAGCAGCGCAGATTCGCGCAAGCTTACGTCACCCAATTATTGATGCCGATGGGCATTGGCTGGAGTTTGGTCCAGTCGTCAAGGAGCAACTCAAAAAAATTGGCGGAGAAAAAGCCGTTGAAGGCTTCGGTTTATTCGGTGCACAAGTTGTGAATGCGCTTTCACAGTCAGTGGCCGACCGACGCAGTACACGTTCCGCCCAAGAAGCATTCTGGGCATTGCCCACCAAGAACACCCGCGATCGCGCTACAGCCATGTTACCGCGTTTGTTGAACGAACGATTGGAAGAGCTTGGTCTCGACTTCACCGTTCTTTATCCGACTGCGGGTCTTGGTATTGCCCGCAACCCAGATACCGAGAGCCGTCGCGCAACCTGTCGCGCTTTTAACACATTCAGTGCAGAATACTTTCGTCCGTTTGCCAATCGCATGACTCCGGCTGCTGTCATCCCAATGCACACCCCGGAAGAAGCGATTGAAGAACTGGAATACGCAGTCAAACAGCTCGGCATGAAAGTGGTGATGATGTGGAGTATGATCCGCCGCTCGATTCCGGCTTATGCAGACAAACATCCAGATATGGAGAAAGTGGCGTCGTGGCATGATCCGCTTGGACTCGATAGTGAGTTCGATTATGATCCGTTGTGGAAGCGCTGTGTCGAACTAAACGTCTCCCCGACGTTCCACACTGGTTCACGCGGATACGGATTACGTATTTCGCCGAGCAATTTCACCTACAATCACATTGGCCATTTTGCTGTTGCCCATGAGTCAGTGTGTAAGGCTTTGTTCCTCGGTGGTGTCACGCGTCGTTTCCCGCAGCTTAAGTTTGGCTTCCTTGAAGGCGGCGTCGGCTGGGCCTGTCAGTTGTACGCCGACCTCATTGGCCATTGGGAAAAGCGCAACATCGAAGCGCTGGAAGAAGTGAACCCTAAGAATCTCGATTATGCATTATTGACGAAATTAGCCGAGCAGTATGGCAACTCGGAAGTGCAGAGTGCGTTGGGCAAGCGGAAAGATTTGGTCGACAGCTCGACGTTCTCACAAAGTGCGAATCTGGTTGGTGGTGTGGAAAATCTCGACGACTACGCGGCGTGTAAGATCACGAAGAAGCGAGATCTGCGTGACCTTTTTGTTGATAGCTTCTACTTTGGTTGTGAAGCTGATGATCCCGTTAACGCCTGGGCCTTCAAGGAAAATCACAACTCGTATGGCGCGCGTATTAACGCGTTGTTTGGGTCCGACATCGGCCACTTTGACGTGCCAGACATGACGGATGTTGTTCCAGAAGCCTACGAACTGCTCGAAGACGGCTTGGTCAACGAGAACGATTTCCGTGATTTTACTTTCGCTAATGCCGTGCGGTTCTGGGGTACGGCCAATCCGAGTTTCTTCAAAGGCACGGCGGTTGAGAAGGAAGCCGCGGCGGTGTTGGCTGAGAGTCAGCAGAAAGCGGGGGAGACGATAGCGGCGTTGTAGCCTAGGGCGGTTTTCAGTTGCGTTTATCCTGGCTATTCTCCGCATCCACTCGCAGCCCGCTCGAAGTTCCCTCGCCCTGGCAGGGAGAGGGCTAGGGTGAGGGTCGAAAGCTGGAATTGCGGGTAAACGCAACTGCAATTTGCGATAACCCACCGAGTCAACGCACCGGTGTGGGATTTGGCATTCATCACAGACAGTCGCTAATAGGTCCCTTCGCCCCACAGGGGAGAAGCCTGTCCTGAGCTTGTCGAAGGGGTCAGGATGAGGGGGAAGAAATTGTGGAATGGCGAATGTAGATTGCGGAATAAGCAAACAAGGGACGGCAATGAGCAGGACTTTATTTCTTCTCAATCTACAATCCGCTATTGGCAATTTACAATTTGCATCACCCTCACCCTAGCCCTCTCCCTGACAGGGAGAGGGGATTTCAAGACACCGTACGCTTATTCGTACCAAAACGGCACTCCATCCCAAGCATTAACCCTCTCCGGCATCACTACCATCACCGGCCAGCAAGCTGCGCAGTTACTGCAGCAACCAATCGCCACAATACGTGTGTATGCGTTCCACGGTGAGCGCCTCGAACCCACCCCTTTCCAAATTGACGAACGCGACCATCGTGATCGCTGGGTACTCGATCACGGGTCGCAGTCCCAACAAGACGACTCGCCTGGGGTATTTGATGACAACGATGTGCTGGTCTTGATGGATCGCGACCTCGGGCAACGAGGAGAGCCGGCACGTCTCCCCACAGGAGCGACAGCTTGGGCTGAAGTTCGCGTCGGTAGTGCGACTTCCGCTGTCGGGTTTGCCTACATAGGAGTCTTCGCGACAACAGACGCTAAAACTGGCTGCAGACGATCCGACCCCAGCTCTTCAGTGGTCGACCCTCACCCTAGCCCTCTCCCTGCCAGGGAGAGGGGAATACAAGCGCCGCAAGTATGGGTGAAAGTAACGACCGCTGAATCTACAACTGACGGGTGCTCTCACATAGCAATTCACACTCCGTATACGCGCTATGATCCACAGGCAGACTTTGTACGCACTGATCGTTACACCCTCGGGTTTGCGGGTGCGCCCCTGCCCTCGCATCTTGCCTTCGTCAATCAGCTTGGTGAGAACGCGACCAATCTCATTGCCGGAATTCGCGTGATTGGCGAGGTGCGGTTCCTTCGCGGATTGCTGACGCTCCGTCGTACTGACCAAGATATTCAGACGGAGGTGCTTGGCTATCGTCACGGCCCGATACGCACGATTCGTCGCGCGCGCTATTGGATTCCTCTGCCATTGGGATTTCGTACCAATGGACGAATCGATATCGCCTTTTATCGTGACATAGTCGAAGGTACGACAACGGTGAGGCTCAAGGTTCCGCCACGACTGATCTTGGCTGACGGTGAGTTGCAAGCCTATTTTCGTTTTCTCGCTCTCAGTGGTGCACGTCTCATCGTTGAAGGACTGGCAAATACCAGTGTTGTCGATGGCCACATGGATGATACTGAACAGGCGCGGCACCAGCGCCCCGCGCGCTGGGCGGCACTGGCATTGCCCAATGGGCGGACACTTCTGCTAATTGCACGATTAGAAGGGTCGCTGCAACGACTAGAGCAACGTCTGTACTTCGCCGACAATCATCCAGAAACCCCAGAATCGGGGACAAGCCCTCATTTCGGTTTCGAGTTCTCACGTGTCAATCAGTTAGAGACAGGCACACATCGCTTATCTGTTTTTGCCATTACGCTCGACAGCACGCGAATTGAGGATGTCCACCACACTGTCGAGCTCTTTCTTACCCCGCCAGAGGTACACGTGACGCCGATACCACAGAGTAGTGAGTCGTTAGAGAGGCGTGACAAATGATGGAACAATTGTTCGCTCGAATAGGCAGCAATTCTCATTATGGAGAGGTGTGGGTCAGCGCTGTAGGCCGGGATAAGGCCGCAGGCCGTTCCCGGCGCGCTCTTGCCGGAAACGCTGCGCCCTTCGACTTGGCTCAGGACAGGCTTAGGCACTTAGAAAAAAC
It encodes the following:
- a CDS encoding amidohydrolase, translated to MVMSSNGHKTAAQIRASLRHPIIDADGHWLEFGPVVKEQLKKIGGEKAVEGFGLFGAQVVNALSQSVADRRSTRSAQEAFWALPTKNTRDRATAMLPRLLNERLEELGLDFTVLYPTAGLGIARNPDTESRRATCRAFNTFSAEYFRPFANRMTPAAVIPMHTPEEAIEELEYAVKQLGMKVVMMWSMIRRSIPAYADKHPDMEKVASWHDPLGLDSEFDYDPLWKRCVELNVSPTFHTGSRGYGLRISPSNFTYNHIGHFAVAHESVCKALFLGGVTRRFPQLKFGFLEGGVGWACQLYADLIGHWEKRNIEALEEVNPKNLDYALLTKLAEQYGNSEVQSALGKRKDLVDSSTFSQSANLVGGVENLDDYAACKITKKRDLRDLFVDSFYFGCEADDPVNAWAFKENHNSYGARINALFGSDIGHFDVPDMTDVVPEAYELLEDGLVNENDFRDFTFANAVRFWGTANPSFFKGTAVEKEAAAVLAESQQKAGETIAAL